The following is a genomic window from Xyrauchen texanus isolate HMW12.3.18 chromosome 6, RBS_HiC_50CHRs, whole genome shotgun sequence.
TTCGAGCTAACATCATTGCATGTGTTGGCAATTTAAGCATTTAGCCGAAAGGTGTACGCATACACTTCCTGCTGCGGTTCACATCATACGATAATTTTAGTAAAGTTCATTAAAAATGGGCCTAAAGGACTTTTGCACAACCATCCGTTTTAGACCCGTATCgaagttttatttattcaaatgtcTCCGTAACGTTTGACATGGTTATTGAGCAAACTATTAAAATGTCAACCCCGAAGTTGTTAGCGGAATTAGCAGGTGCATCTCCGCTTTGCTAACTACATGCAGATGGGTTCTGTCTTACAATACGACCACGTGTTTATCTCATGGCTTCATGTTTCAGCTCGAAACAAGTCAGCTGCTCAACCCAGAAATGATGATTTTTGCAGTCCGTGTTTCACCTGAAACTAATGATTACAATCCAACTGCACTGATTGGGTACAGCTGCGGAATAACGCAAGAAGAGACGTTTCTGGTTTAATGCGACTCTCTTAATGTGATATTTTGTTTACTCTTTGCAGGCAGCAGCGATTGTGGAATCCCGGTGAGTCTCGATCTCATGTTCCTCAAATTTTTGGTTGCGCGTTGGTCGGTGTTTCTGAAAACCGTACTCTGGTGAAAACGAAAACCAtttttgttgaactgttgtaaCTTAATTTTCTGCAGGAGTTCACACTTTTGAAGCATCATGTTGGGAAAATGTAATCTGTTTAACATTGCTTATAAACATTAAAGAGACTGGTGTCGATATGTCTTTTCATTCTTGACTAActtaattgtgtgtgtatatatagtgggTCAGTCGAGACCCTTTGGATTGGTTTTGTTATGAAAAGTTGTCTGTTTGAACAATGTTCCACTAAGCTCAATGCTGTAATGTTAATCATGGTGTGTAAAGGCTATTAAActcatatattttaatttattattttaaaccgCTACAATAAAATTTCTTGACTCATATCTAGCGACTTGTGTTATGTTTTTGTATAATATTCAAACTAGTTCGAGTatggtgtatttcttcaaaaacaaaatgtttgttaatGGTATTCTGATGTGAGTGAGTCCAGTGTGTTTCCTTTGTGCTGGCACGTATCTTTGTAGCTGTGGTTTGCCTCAGTAAAATACAGGAGGCATTTCCTACAAGATACTTTTAATCCGTTATTATATGAATGATGTCTTGTTCTAATGAGCTTAATGTATGAgatctttgcagctggtgttttcctTCATTAGTAAAATGATAgtgtatgagcaaacaaggccgcctcattgtgAGCGTGCgctgaaatgtaggacacagatAAAACTTATGTGatgaggacatggctgtttgtctcttACTTAAATGTTTCTAGAAGTTGAtttactctgtccatgaactgtaacatgaggtcaagatatgagaggctaccaaagatagGTTTCTTTTCAATAGATGGGCGAGGGATCTCTCACCAATATTCAATAAACAATGGCAAGGGAAAGAATTAAGGCAGTGACCTCGTTAGTCAGAGATGGTGGGTAgtaagataacaaaaaggtatataactgagaacttgggataatgagtcagaacggacagctgaccggggTCATGTTTGTtgttcaataaactacatctTTGGCATCTGAAACTCAAGattccgagagttttcttacaacttgtccagagagattcatcgcgattttcCACGACAAGAGTCCTGTTACACTTGACTGGAAGCAGTTTTGCACAACCGATAATTTACGGCACAAGAGCCCTTATCAATAGTGTGGTTTGTACATGGCGATACTGATCTTGCAAATAGAACAAAATGATACTAAACATGACCAAGCAagtcggccatctttggatcactctggaggctatttccagtcatgccagtgcagctcctatctactagAATGGGGGAACGCCGAAATCGCAGTGGGTGGTTCTGGATTACTAAAACAATTCAGATCAGTCAtttgataatattggaatcataaaatTGTACTTTTCCTCATTACGCTAAAACCGGCGAGTTTCCCGGCATGTATAGCTAATGAGCACGTGTGTTAGCTAGTAGATtggcaggcgatgtctgtatctaaaaggtgattggctcttgtaCCTTTATGGCGGGATCTCCCCCACCCGTATCGGTTGGGCGATAGAGATTCTTGTTTGGGCGTTCCGGTTTCTCtaaatttaaatatgttaaatattgaTAGAAGGCACCAGAATTTGTCCCAAATAACAACAATAGAATTCTCATAAATTATAGTTTTACAGTAATATTCAGATAACTGTAAACAATGTTCAAACCTGACCCATTTATACTCTGTGAAAAAGCTGTTTACAGTCATTTAAAAGCAGCTGGATTTTTAATTAAAGCAAGCTGCCACAATCTGTTTATACATTATAGTCCACTACAAACTGTAGGCCTTTAGGGCTGCCTACCTTTTAGATGAGCTCATTGCACTTATTTGTTCTCTACAGTATCAGTCAAGATGCCAAGATATGCAACTTAATACAATTTCAAAATTGTGTGTCAAACATGCATTTAACTGTGCCAGCCTTAACAAGATTGTCAGGTTTAGAGCTTGATGACATCTCTGGTCTGATGTCTTTTCTTGTTGCCATAGTCCAGAACAGTGCCCTCAAAGAGTCTGGCCATGAATGCCAGGCCGTCAGCCTTGATGTAGGATCGCCCAGCAAAGGTGTAAAGGACAGGATTGGCACAACTGCTGATAAAAGCCAGAGCGGACGAAACTGCACGACTGGAATGCCAGATATGATCTAGTCTGGGGGTAAACCGAGAAGGTGGTTACTGGGGTTCTGTTGGCTTGTGCAGAATGACACAACCTCAGTTTTAGAGAAAAGAATATATGGATAATGATGTAAAATTTTAACTCTGATTTGTGTCAGATCAGCCTCGTAGGCTTCTAAAGCCTATTTGTTCAAGCACAGCtatattatattcaaaaagtTCAATTTCACTTACGTCCTTTTGATTGGTGATCCTGCTGGTACAAGTGCTGCCACCACCTGACCAGAaggaaattataaataatttataaacaatatttatttagcttttgaaagaattcaaaataatttagaaAGATTTTAAATAAGGTGGACTTACTTGCACTATATTAACACAGTGGTAAGGGAGCcaaaaaatgcagaatgtcacaATTATGGCTTGAATAAGGTTTTCGCTTCGTATCTTCTTCCTGAACTTGGTCTGTCGTAGGCGTCGGAGGATACACACATAGCTGCTGACTATGATCACATATGGTATCAGGAAACCAATCAATGTCTCAAGTGTATACTGGAAAACCACCTGTTCAAAAGTGACCAAATGAATATGTATATTcaaacacaggaaacagaaaaacATCAAATGATCATTCTTAATTCAGAAGTAATGTATTTAAAGGTGCTTTTAgtaattttctgtttgttttttctggCTACTTTGACAGTGAGCTTAGACTTTACAGTATACTTACACTTGTTCAGTTactgatgtcattgtagaaatatCCTATTTACCAGCATATGAGTCACCAATGATTATTTTATTCCACAGCTGAAGGTGTACAATAATAGCAGGGTTACAAAGGCCTGAGTTCGGAATTGCATACTTCCaaactactcatactatttctgccatagacagaagcagaagtagtaagagtaatatgccattctgaactcagccCAAGATGAAGTGTATTCAGCTAGTCATGTGAACTAAACATGGCGGCTACCATGAGAGGGTGGCCATTTTATTTGTGTCTACATCCTAAGTGGAAAGATTACTTAATTCATCTTTAAAGCACCTATATTCATTTGTATGTACATCAATAGCTAGCTGAGCAAAGAGGAACTATACTCACATGCCATGACTGCGTGTGATTATTTGCACACACCATGCGGTCATTCTTCTCTTTTAATTCTGCTCTGAATATCAAAGCTGGCAGTGCAAAAAGAAATACGACAATCCACAGTCCCCCAAGTACAAGTAATACTGTTCTTCTACGAGTACAGGCAATCAAGTATTTGGGCCGCACCACTGCCACTAGTCTGTGTAGACTCATCAGTGTAATGATCATAATGGAGGCGTACATGTTTGTATTACACGAGTAGAATAAAACTTTGCACATGATACCTCCAAACACCCAGTTCTTCTTGGCTAGGTATATTATAAAGAAAATTGTCAGACACATCAGAAAACCGTCTGCACATGCCAGGTTGAATATGAGTACAATAGTGATGGAGCGCTTGCGGGCACGTGCCAGGATGCTCCAAATTATAAAGAGGTTGCCAGGAACGCCCAGAAGGAGGACAATGCTGAGGATGAGGGCTCCAAATGTAACAGAGATGTTGTTACCAACAATGCTCTCATCCTCATGATTGATTGTTGTTGTGATGTTGTCCATTGAGATGATCAACATTTTTTATCCCATCAGGAAGGCCTCAGAAGAACTGGAGGAAACAGAGAGTTTTATTTGAAGAAAATTCTTTCAGTTGAGAGGAACAGTGGGTGCCTACCTGTgtagttttaatttatatatgtaattataaataattgcattttCACATTTCATATGATTTACAGATTTAATAAATTGTGatgttaaaggaatggttcaccccaaaatgaaatttctcttattgtttactcaccctcgtgacaacccagatgtgaatgaaacccagatgtgaatgattatcattcttctgcagaacacaaacaaagatatttagaagaatatctcagctctgttggtccatacaatgcaattgaatggtgaccaatattttgaagctccaattaCACATAATGGCAGGATAAatgcaatccatacgactccaggggTTTAATTCACGTCTTCTTAAGTGGCATATTCGATTTAGAATGCTTAAGAAGAATGAccaagaacagaccaaaatataactcctttttcactgaacACATTGCCATTGCTGTCTGTAGGCACGGTCATGATtccaagctcaattacacttcctagtgcttgatgcatgcactgagtgctagatggcactaggaagtgtaatcaagcttgaaattgtGATCGCCAAAGTGACcgttgatgtcaagatttatagttaaaaaggatttatattttggcctgttctcacccaaaacctatcgcttcagaagaaattaatgaaaacactggagtctttttttttggtgctataaagttttggtcacaattaacttgcattgtgagggctAACAGAGCTGAAAGATTCTTCTaagaatctttgtgttctgcagaagaaagtaagtcttacacatctgggatggcatgaggcagagttaatgattaaatcatttacatttttgggtgaaccattcctttaatgttACTTTGACACTTTTGGTTGGCTCAGTCCACCGCCCCATCCTCAATGATGAATTCAATGATTGATACTTCTTATTTGTGTTTTAAAGacaacctctgtgtgtgtgtgtgtgtgtgtgtgtgtgtgtgtgtgtgtgtgtgtgtgtgtgtgtgtgtgtgtgtgtgtgtgtgtgtgtgtgtgtgtgtgctacttCAAGAGAACAAACATACAACTGTGTTGCACTGCATTTgtgaagtttattttattttctttcatattactttcttttttattcttaaataattttatatattcatttttacttatttctatatttattttactgtttaatCTAATGTTGTGTGCTGTATTGTCTTCACAAGAGATAAAGAATTGTGTCCATATCAAGTCATCACAGGGCGATGTTGAAGCAGTAATTTTCCATTGTCTTTGCTTGGTTGGTATAATAACACTTGTTATAAAGTAAATGATGGATGAtccgaaattattttttgtggaaataaacattatgccacaaatgcagttaatttagcttaacttgaattgaggAACATTGCTTTAAACATTCATTGTGAATTGAATGTGAGGTTTACTGGGTATAAGAGACCATCTTCTGAGCATTAAAATTTCCTCTGGGATAGTGTGCTCCTGTATGTAACAGAAACAATGTTTCTTATCAGTGTCCACTGACTTGTTTCTTACACAATAACAAATTCCACTTGTGAGAGTGTCATGTACTGGCTGTAAGAGTCATGTTGCTGACTGTTTGCTTTAATATTTCAGCTTTTTGCCTTCTATAGGCATGCTATATCTTTGTATCTTTATTAGACAGAAAGTTATCTGATCGCACAAACATTACCCAACAATAAAGCGTGTTAAGTTTGACCAAAAGTTATCAGATTCAGAAGAAGGCATTTTTAGAATAAATGAAGAATTTTTCTTTTATCTTTGTTCCATCAGAGGGCAAATAAAGTATGTGCCAGCTTGAAGGATGGGCTCTAAGCAACAACACAAAAACTTCAGCTCAGCCAGTAGTCTGCCTTAAATCAAAAAGACATGGAAACAACTTGCTAAAACTTGCCATGTGATCTTTGAGCTCAACTACTAGGAACACCTCTCAGATGCTGTAATAGCCGCCCATACTTAGCACGCACACCGTCTTCCTATCTCTTTCCATTTTTCTAAGAAATATCTACTTACCAGTGTTGGTGGTGTCAAGAAAACCATGTCATGTAAAACCAAGTGAAGAgaatataaagaataaattaaagaATTGAAATAGGTAGCTTCAGGAGGATAGAGGTCAAATTAAATGTAGTGGAAAAGGGATAAATAATAGAAATTAGAGACTTAGAAGATAGTGAGCCATCAGTATTGTAATCCTGAAAGAGACAGTTCATGCAAAAACaatgtactcaccttcatgttgttcaaaacttgtatgactttattccttcggtggaacacaaaaggcagatTGTAagggtgaatggtgactgaggctttaaTTCTGACTTACGTCTCCtaggggtttgaaacaacattagggtgtgtaaatgatgacagaagtttcattttgggtgaGCTCCTTTTTTATGACAGTGCAGGAGTGGGATTGTCCAGTTTGCAATGCTGTCATTCCAGTTGTCCCTGTTTACGCAAATTGCAGACCTCAGAGCAGCAGCAATGTGTGAAAATGAGAAACTGGACCGAGTTGTATCAACAAAAAGGGCCCACAAAAGCTGAATTGGAGAAAGACAGAGATGGAAAGATAGATTACGAGAAATAAAGTGAAAGACTGTAATGTACTTCTTTAAGGATTGCGGTAATATAATTCATTTACTGGACAGTTATGAAAAAGTTATTTATGATAGAGTTAATTATTAGATTAAAATCAAAGAGGGTTTGTTGTAACTCACCAATAAACTTGATTAAAGCAGAAAGGCATCTAAGAAATGTATTCCTCTTGAAGTGACCAGATGGACCTGGTTAGGTTGTCATCTCTGCCTGTATATTTGTCTGTTGGtgtctcttcctctttcttttttgCCCTTCATAAGCTTTGTCATTTCTTAACTCCTTTTTTAAGGATCTCACTCTAAGCCCCCCCACCCCATTCTCCTTCCTTTATTTCAACACACCAATTTTCCACCAATTGTTTATGAAAAGAAAAGGGCTTTTTTTTTAGAGTGTGTAAAGGAGCGGGTGAGGTGTCATATACTACCACACCTCTGCATACGCCCGGTTTCTTCTATGTTCTCTTATCTGCTTTCTTTCTTTAGTAGTTCCAAAGCAAATCTgataattaaaggaataattaatcCAATGAAAATGCCAAAATCCCTGTTAATCccaaaaatgactttctttcttcctcagaACCTAAAATTAGAAATTTTGAAGGATGTTCACACCGCacctttccatataatgaaagcgaATGCGGACAGGTACCGTGGAGTTCCAATATGACAAAATAGAAGCATAAAAATTTTAGTAAAGTGGTTCATATGACATATGTGctctattccaagtcttctgaaaagaCATACGATCATcaatttttaaatcattattcactgaaaataaatgtatgggaccttttttgtaattttttaactcGACAGCACCTGTCCCCCTTCACTTAATATATGAAAAAGAACAGCAAGTACATTCTTCTAAATTTTGTCTTTAGTAGTCCATGGAAGAATAAAATTATATCTCTTTTTTACTTTACTCATCCACAAATTAGATGTGGACGTTAAACATCAACATGAAACAGtattaacaagccattttcaaCCAAAAATTGTTTTTAGGGCTTATCCATTTGGAATTGATTAGATTGTaatatctatttatatatatatctgttataTGACAGGTGGCTGGAGAGGAGAAAAATAAGATGGATTGGTGATGTCAGCCAAACAGGAAAATCATGTCTACCTCAAAAATCTCTAAAAATTATcccctaaaatattattttacttaggtgttattttttataccaatctgttctttgaaaatcaaattaccaatgtttgtagaacagcattcttccaccaggaatattgctaaattacgacataTGCTCTccgttgctgatgccgaaaaactaattcatgtgttcctgacctcaagactagattattgtaatgcattactgggaggatgtccagcaagatcaataaataaacttcaattggttcaaaatgcagctgccaaagtgctgacgagaaccaagaaatatgatcatattagccccattttatcatcattacattggctacctgttaaatttcgtattcattttaaaattctgtaaacttcgtacaaagctttgaatagtctagctccgcagtacttaagtgattgTCTACCACgcttccatcacgttcattacgatcgcaaaattctggcttgttaatagatcctagaatatcaaaatccacaaaaggaggtagatccatttcatatttggctcctaaactatgaaatagtctccctaacactttttgagatgcagacacactccctcagtttaagtctagactaaagactcatctatttagccaggcatacacctaatttatcctccaacccacaattaggctgctttagttgggtctgccggaaccagaaaccagaaacattgatcttGATCTAtgactctgcaataaattgaatggcatctatgcttatattattttatttgtttccctgtctcaacctcgggactcctatcctgaggtcaccagaaccggcttgatccagctccattcctgcttcgtgttggctccactgctacgtgtcgttgtgtgatgatgactaatagcagccggtgccagccaaacatcacttcagtgatgaactgatgccaactccaacatgACATCCGACATGCAACTTCATATgtgatgcacctaactgatctctgcctgcatcatctcggtctaatgatggactacactgtTGAAATGGAATCCatcgactatcaattaattgccaacaaaagccttcatcagccaattaacaataacaattgcatctatgtgaacttctgcaatccatgatggacttcaaagacattagtcattaatcttacatttcatacaaaatcgatgtttaaacactgactcttaacctttacttagtttaatcattttaagccatgacttgcactatacataagtaatatttacattatattcataatgttagccagaggggaactggcccccacagtgagtctggtttctcccaaggttatttttctccaataatcaacatcttatggagttttgtgttccttgccacagtcgccttcggcttgctcactggggttataaataaaattattatttaattacttatttttaaacacagttcacaatcattttgatcaaactacacaatgatgaatcTAAGACAtcgatattacagttttatcttctgttaatgcctgatcttctgtaaagctgctttgaaacaatgtgtgttgtgaaaggtgctatacaaataaaaatgatttgacatGTCAATACACTACACTTTTCATTCTTCTTTCTGGAACAATGAATTGTGGAATCTTACAATGAACACTAATTAACTGTTAACaagaatgtgtattaagaaattaaataggGTCGTTATTAAAATAGATTTTAATGTAGGATTTTACTCAACCCTGAAGAAAGTATTTCTTATTACCCAAAGCAACAATAAAGTGTAATtaatctgtgtgtttgttttcatgaGGTTCTGTGTGTGAGGAGGGTATTACATTTACCTCTTTGTTTTCACAGGCACATAAATACATGCTTGACACTCGCAGATAATACTTATTAACAGGGAATATTATCCCATGGTGCAGAGAAGAGTGAGTTAAACAGAAACAGAGTGAGAAAGGAAAAGAAAGGCAGTTATGAGTAATGGAATACAGGCTCTTGAATGAAAATGTCTGCTAGATTCAGACTTGACAAGTTTGGCACTATCAACACTTTGTAAGTATTGGCAATATACAAATACAGTAAAAGGACGTCACTGATGgggaattgtttgtttgtttttttcacaacATATACAAACACTGACATTCCTCTTTCCATGAGAAGTGCCTATGTGCCTACAAAATGACACATTCAAATGCCCTGCCCCAAATAGGAAACCACTATTAGGTTAGGATAAGTTTCTGAgaaagttagagagagagagagagagagagagagagagagagagagagagagagagagacacatagcGAGAGAATCCACTTCCTTATTTCTGACCTCTCATTATTCAGTGACCTGTTTCCCATGAGTAACATAAGCTTTTCAAAACTCTCATGGCCAAGTTCAATGGAGCAGCAAAGAGAGTGACTTCATTATTGTGTTGCATGATGTTTAGAAACAAATCAAATTTGCATATGTCATTATGACGTATTGGGAAGCTGTGTGGGAACTAAACATATCAGCTATCTTTGTTGACCACAAGATGGCAACATTCTCCCATAAATATGCTTTTGGTTACAGCAGATTGTTAGtgagcatatacagtatatcgttGATGCATAACATGGACTTTTTCACCATTCGTGAACACATTTTTGCCTTCAGTTAATTTCAAATGGTAGTGCTGTGTGACAAATGAATGTGAAATGAAGTACAAATGTTCCATGTCTCTCAAttaatgggtgtttcttcaacttcaggcacttaaacatttattcatttggcagacgcttttatccaaagcgacttacaaaagaggaagaacatcagcgaatcatcttagggagacagtggtacaaaaagtgccatattacaaagttttactatcatcataatagtatacaaaacagatttaagtgcaacaactTAAAGCACTATGGACTTGGAGAAAGTCTCAGGGCGACTCACTATGACTTTAAAAAGTGTTCTACTAACAATGTGTATGTAACATAAacagtgtatgtgcatgtgccATAGGAGAATTTTGTCAACATGTAATTTGCCATTTCCACCACACCTCAAATTCTGTACTGTGTTCAATGGAATCCTATGATGGAAATGACGGTTATGgaaatgaaatgttttatgtttttgaaataaaatgtcagCTACTCCTTTGGCTTGCTGAGTTTACTTTCATAGGCAACATTTTGTATattctaaatacacacaattaaatcgtATTTTCACACTTCTTGCATAATTTGGAAAAACAAGAGCTTGATTGAAAATTACGTCTAATAAAATATTATGCTCACAATTGTGACATTTACCTTGATTTGTTTcttcaaataaaatttatttcatttatctcAAGC
Proteins encoded in this region:
- the ltb4r2b gene encoding leukotriene B4 receptor 2b, which encodes MLIISMDNITTTINHEDESIVGNNISVTFGALILSIVLLLGVPGNLFIIWSILARARKRSITIVLIFNLACADGFLMCLTIFFIIYLAKKNWVFGGIMCKVLFYSCNTNMYASIMIITLMSLHRLVAVVRPKYLIACTRRRTVLLVLGGLWIVVFLFALPALIFRAELKEKNDRMVCANNHTQSWHVVFQYTLETLIGFLIPYVIIVSSYVCILRRLRQTKFRKKIRSENLIQAIIVTFCIFWLPYHCVNIVQVVAALVPAGSPIKRTLDHIWHSSRAVSSALAFISSCANPVLYTFAGRSYIKADGLAFMARLFEGTVLDYGNKKRHQTRDVIKL